From a region of the Pontibacillus yanchengensis genome:
- a CDS encoding globin-coupled sensor protein, translating to MKFRMLGKHQQVSASIFDVELDSQSVTLDVPGSLQKQVNSIGLTKQDLQVIRTLHPMVQEHLEVITEDFYDNITSQGELLEIIEKHSSVERLKQTLKVHIEELFEGKIDQSFIEKRYRIAHMHVKVGLETKWYIAAFQNLLNSLIDIFKAYIHHPNDIIQAIHSTTKLMNFEQQIVLESYEQEHQRIRDEHKTHTLNLQHQSSSIAQELAAISEQTNASLKELISQSHNVVDMANTGTELSLKTQKTSEQGKKQLGEQHQNMSRMKTSMNEIGEKANNLNEVSKRITEVIDIVKGIAEQTNLLALNASIESARAGEYGKGFAVVANEIRKLSEQTKDSTHTVSQLIQEVNTQSSHVTTSIEEIDQYVEFERESLSKTDEYFVKILEDMEKTLSQNKTIEQEMKQLLDVITEIENASSEVASSADRLTETTNQFED from the coding sequence ATGAAATTTCGTATGTTAGGTAAGCATCAACAGGTGTCTGCAAGTATTTTTGACGTGGAGTTGGATTCACAATCCGTTACGTTGGATGTGCCTGGTTCTCTCCAGAAACAGGTGAATTCCATTGGATTAACGAAACAAGATTTGCAAGTGATTCGAACACTACACCCGATGGTTCAGGAACATTTAGAGGTTATAACCGAGGACTTTTATGACAACATTACAAGTCAAGGTGAGCTATTGGAGATTATTGAAAAGCACAGTTCCGTGGAACGTTTGAAGCAAACATTGAAGGTACATATTGAGGAATTATTCGAAGGAAAAATCGATCAGTCCTTTATCGAGAAACGCTATCGTATTGCTCATATGCATGTCAAAGTTGGCTTGGAGACAAAATGGTACATAGCTGCATTCCAGAATCTATTAAACTCGCTTATTGATATTTTCAAAGCGTATATCCACCATCCAAACGACATCATTCAAGCAATCCATTCGACAACAAAATTGATGAACTTTGAACAGCAAATCGTGCTTGAATCGTATGAGCAGGAACACCAGCGGATTCGAGACGAGCATAAGACTCACACCTTAAACTTACAGCACCAATCCAGCTCCATCGCCCAAGAACTTGCTGCCATTTCCGAACAAACCAATGCATCATTGAAAGAATTGATTTCCCAGTCCCATAACGTAGTAGATATGGCTAACACAGGTACAGAACTTTCCTTAAAGACACAGAAAACATCTGAGCAAGGGAAAAAGCAACTCGGTGAGCAACACCAGAATATGTCGCGCATGAAGACGAGCATGAATGAAATCGGAGAGAAGGCCAACAATCTAAACGAAGTATCCAAACGGATTACAGAGGTTATTGATATCGTGAAGGGCATCGCAGAACAGACTAATTTACTAGCATTGAACGCTTCTATTGAGTCGGCCCGTGCCGGAGAATATGGGAAAGGCTTTGCAGTCGTAGCCAACGAAATTCGTAAACTTTCTGAGCAAACGAAAGATTCCACTCATACCGTGTCGCAGTTGATTCAAGAAGTGAATACGCAAAGCTCCCACGTGACGACTTCCATCGAAGAAATTGATCAGTATGTGGAATTCGAACGCGAAAGCCTGTCCAAAACAGATGAATATTTCGTTAAAATCTTAGAAGACATGGAAAAAACGTTGTCCCAGAACAAAACAATCGAGCAAGAAATGAAGCAACTATTAGACGTTATTACAGAAATTGAAAACGCCTCAAGCGAAGTCGCCAGCTCCGCTGATCGATTAACCGAAACGACGAATCAGTTTGAGGATTGA